The Solea senegalensis isolate Sse05_10M linkage group LG11, IFAPA_SoseM_1, whole genome shotgun sequence genomic interval CTTCTtcatcatgctgctgctgctcggccTCGGCAGTCAGGTGATCAAACTCCCACAATCCTTCACATTCACCACACACTGTCATCATGACGTCACAGCGGGTCTTTCAGgggattcatgtgttcatctgtgaCAACGTCCAGCATTAATGACGTCATCATcaacatttatattcatttaaattactgtgttttaaatcaatacacactctgtctgtctgtctgtctgtctgtctgtcagtttgtGGGAGTGGAAGGATTCGTCGCAGGAATCCTGGATCTGTTTCCGGGACATTATCAGTATCGTTATAAGAGAGAGATTGCCGTGGTGATCTGCTGCTTGCTCTGCTTCATCATTGACATCTCCATGGTGACACAGGTGatgaacacatacacattgatgatgacgatgatgtcataggatttcattttcactcattcaccaatATTTTCATagtgttttgttcattaaatgatgatgatgtttgtgtgtgtgtgtgtgtgtgtgtatgtgggtgtgtgtgcagggaggaATGTACGTCTTCCAGTTGTTCGATTATTACTCTGCCAGTGGAATGACTCTGCTGTGGCAGGCCTTCTGGGAGTGTGTCGTTGTGGCCTGGGTCTATGGTATgtgtcatatacacacacacacctgttgaaGTTGAACGTGTCACTGTTTgacctgatgatgtcacttcctgtggtctgACCGTGTGCAGGTGCTGACCGCTTCATGGATGACATCGCTCGTATGATCGGGTATCGTCCGTTCTTCTGGGTCAAGTGGTGCTGGTTGTTTGtgactccatgtgtgtgtatggtgagagaacacacacacacacacacacacttcactcatCGCTATGGTTACGAGTTTCCTCTCATTGTAATTTTTAAATATGATGAAAATATTTGCGTCCTACATTTAAAACgacctgacctttgacccactgtgttgtgtgtgtgtggtggctccgccccctctgcagGGCATCTTCCTGTTTCACCTGATCACCTACAAACGTCTGACGTACAACAACGTGTACGTGTATCCGTGGTGGGGCGAGGTGATCGGCTGGTTCCTGGCGCTGTCGTCCATGCTCTGTATTCCCCTCACTTTCATCTACAAACTCTTCAGAGCCAAAGGCTCCTTCGCTGAGGTTAGCTCCGCCCACCGTGACATCATCTCACGCACACCACTTAATCAATCAGACGCCTGAATGCTGATTTGTGTGTTGCAGCGCTGGTCTTACCTGACCACACCAGTGTGGGGCGCTCATCACCTGGAGTACATGGCCACGCCCCTGGCGCCGGGCATCGACGACGACAGGGTCGTCATCTCCGAGACTGTCATGTAGGGCGtcgaccaatcacagagctCCACCTCCAACCGCCATGACCTCGCCCTCCAGAGCTGCCGACCAGTCATCACCATTgagatgagaaaaacaaaaaacaacacagtttagGCCGACGCCCACtatctgtttttctgtcatgtGATCAGATAGAAAAATAATGTTGCTTCAAATCAGTCTGATGATCAGTGtaatctgatctgatctgatctaatctaatctaatcttatcTAATCTGatgtaatctaatctgattttatttgagcTAATCTGACATAATCTGACGTAATATAATCTGATTTGATATAATCTGATATATGATATAATgatttgaaggaaaacaaaggaaacttTCAGCAGAGGCTGacatggtcacatgaccacgCCGAGCTCAGTGGGGGTCACGTGACTACTGAATGCACTTTACTTCACTAATTGTTGCTGATGAATATTCTGATCGATCGTCTTCCTGCTCTTGTCATCAATCTCCAgccgtgacctctgacctcggGTCTGACCTCAAGGTTCCAGTGAGATTTCAGTTTCCTCACGCATGTcacagaggaggcggagctacGACTCctgaaaggaaaacagagaTGATCGATCAGTCTGATTATTGGTAAATGAAACTGAGCCGATCGGTGATATTTGaataatttactttaaaatgaaaaagaaattacATCTCATGTACTTTGACGTTGCTGTGGCTGAAATCTCACTTGGTCTGACCTTTGGCCCCTCCTCAGGCTCCACCCCCTCAGGTCAACTTAAGTGCCAAACAGACACTGATTTCAGACTCACAGCTGCCAATCATGTTCACTGagctcctccctctgcctctgacCAACCCCCaccttctccctccctccctgagcTCCACCTTCTGTCTCTGATCCCCCCcagctcctcccccctccctgaGCCCCTCCCTCCACCACAGAGATCCTCCCCTCACCGACACGTTTAATCCGAAATCAAGAACAAACTAAGATTGTGATGAATAAAAATGCTTCATCATGGAGACGTGATGATGAGTCACATGTCCTCAGTGTGTGCCGCGTCAGTGTGGTGACCCGATGGGAGCTGGAGGACTCCGCCTTATGTCGCTGTCTTACGAGCTGACGCCACTTTTCCCGCCATCAGCTGTCTGTGGGGGCGTGTCTACAACTGTCTCCTAGCAACCAGTCACACAGCACGGGTGGGATTTACGATGACGTCGTTtgctgcactttttaaaaagaaaatgtattttgtaaaaaatatcagAGATTTATCAATAATTATTGATCATGTGTGTGATCGTTTTATTTTGATTGAGTAAATGTCCGCGCTGCCATCTGCCACCAGCAGGAGGCGACAGTGGGAGGAGTCtcatactttttgtttttacagatttacagcagtgtttgtgtgatgcagcgagggggcggggcttctgTCGTAGTgggtttgtctttgtgtgattgatgcaaaatgaaaagggatttttttacatttttttcctgttctttATTGATACTTTACCTCTGACCCGCCCACTgctcgtctccacccactcctctTCTACGCCCACTGCTCGTCTTTAAAAATAATACTACAAGCTTAAACTCCATTTCCCAGCAGGCAGTGGGATTTTCACCTTAAActcatgaatatttaacatttttattagaTTCTAAAATAATAAGTTGAGTTTGTTAATaaatttaatgaaaaataaatttagttgtaaaataagttttttaatttattaacaaaataatattttgtttaaaaaaacaacataaaaatacacattttattttaatattaatcattaatctgaaaaaaattaatttagggacaaaaaatgatttaatttaaaagtcaatgttactttaagacttttagaAAACCTTTATaagcaaagtaaaacaaatattgtgataaaaatcTATTATTTATAACGTTATAATGTGTCGTCATTTGATCTTTGAGACAAaagttttaacttttaaaattcagcttcatttCTCGAGTGATTTCAGATTTGAccataaacaacaaaatgatttcctgtctgcagtgagaccagcaggaggcgctctactcctcctcctgtgtctgcAGTGAGACCAACAGGAGGCGCTCTACTCTTCCTCCTGTGTCTGCAGTGagaccagcaggtggcactccACTGTCTTTATGCCCCGCCCACTCTTTGTTGTtacagtgtcacttcctgtttacgtTGTCTTTCTGACTGTAGCGAAACAAAAGTTATTGATTATAAGTAATATTTACACTAATGATGACATGAGACGCTAACAAGATGCTAACGAGTCACtctctgatgatgtcattatttgtttcattgacctctgaccttgcaAGGGTCACATGTTCTAATCCACTGTGATCATTGTAGTTTCTTCAGCAATAAAAGCAGCAGATTAACACTTGATCTGTCTCCATGGTTATTgcgttgtttgtctctatttctGATGAACAAGTgaagtcactcattcatcttatACCCCTTTattgtccacatgagggtcatggaggacgctggtgctaatcccagctaaTTTTCTCCCCATGTTTTCTACAGGTTCTGCGAGTTCTCCAGGTCATCGTTAAGTATGGACATGctaaattattacttttttgagtgattttggacgacatattaaactatgacttttccGCGTgaatttggacgacattctaaactatgacttttttcgagtcattttggacgacgtactaaactgtgacttttttcgattcattttggacgacatactatattatgtcttttttgtctcattttggacaacatactaaactatgactttgactcaatttggacgacatactgaattatgactttttcgtctcaAATTGGGCgacgtactaaactatgacttttttgtctcaatttggacgacatactaaactatgacttttttaaaagagtTTAAAGATTTTGAATAGTTTGTAAAGAGTTTGAAAAGTTTTTATAGAGTTTGAAGAGTATTTAAGGAGTTTGTAATGTCTTTaaagtctgattttttttttttaaacttttcaaactctttaaaaactttttaaactcttaaaagacagaaaattagGATAGAGTAATCAGATTAATTTTCATGAATTGAGTCACTGAACTGACTGGACTGCAGAGACATGTGTCCATCTGTCCTCTGTTCGTCCTCATGTCTTCTACAGACTGAACCATTTCCTGAAAACAGCAGGTGTAAAAAAGACTCCACTGACTCAGCACTTTCACACTCAGAGAAGAAACGTGATCCCAGCTCCAAGCGGATCAAACCGGTTCAAACCAACAGCTGAAGACCAGGGAGCACAGGGGGCCAGTGTTAGGACATTGTCCCAACACTGACATGAAGATGAACGGATGAAAACACTGACTTGAAGATGAACGGAtaaagatgaatggatgaaaacactgacatgaaGATGAACGgatgaagatgaatggatgaaaacacTGGCATGAAGATTAACGgatgaagatgaatggatgaaaaccCTGACATGAAGATAAACGGATAAAAATACTGACATGAAGTTGAATGGATGAAGGTGAACGAATGAAATGTTTGCGCGCCAGcggcattttaaaaaaaaaaagtttattcaaACACAGGCTTGGTGACGCGCAGataattgtaaataaacacaaatgcaaataaaaaagaataaataaataaaataagtcatAATCATGACGTAATGCTTTATCATTTccaatcttttctattcaagTCATTTCAAGAGAAGCATTAAGAAACGCTTACATAATCAtaaatcatattccaggttAGTCACATTTGTTTCTCAGTGTGAGAGACATCACATTTactctttaaatgtattttaaatgtttattttacatctgATCTGTATAAATATAGCAGTTTTCTTTTAGATTAgagcttttatccaaagcgacttacaatagtGCATTTCATATAGTCAAACTATATAGTGCGATGTACTAAGTgcgtgctttttttgttgtcgtcttacTCGAGGTAGCGTTGAAAGAGATCCAACATggctgacacagtcactgacgtCCATCagcacaagtgtgtgtatgtgttcatcagtgtgtgtgtgtgtgtaaagaagGTGATGACAGAATAAGATGTAAACACCATGATGTTTATTTTCAGGAATGTTTCATCAACAGGAAACAACATTGGTGAATGCAGATGGTCCACATGAAGCCGCCGCCCCCCTGGAGGCTCCGCCCTGCCATGTCAGCAGATGAGAGGTTGCCGTTATGATTTACAGCTGAAAAAGACTCCTGGTTGGTCAGGAGGCTGTGTGGGTGGGGCATGACTGTGTGAAACAGATTTAACCAATGAGAGGAGGCGAAGGGGGCGGAGTCACCTGTTTACAAACGATctgttcaaacaaacacatgtgaacCATGACACTTTCTTCTCCAAAAATACTCAACCTTTGACCCTCAGGAATGAAACAGAACAatgattattgatcagtgaCCGGGTCAAGACCATTTAAACCTTCAacttcaaacaaacacagaagacaaagaaaaaaaaagaaacttgaaccaatcacagcacagcaaTGTCAGCTGACccgacaggaagtgacatcaccaTATAGAGACAGAAGCTGTGGAGTGTTTGTGGAGGACGACAGTGATGAAGCTGCTCTTTGTCCTCTTCTTCATCGTCgtcctcatcttcatcttcatcgtccttgtcctcattttcatcatcagtcTGATTTCTTATCACTGCTggactgaagacacacacacaaagaggtgtaagaagggtgtgtgtgtgtctgtgtgtgtgtgtacgtgtgtatgtgtgtacgtgtgtaccAGTAGTTTGCTGTGTTCGTCCAACAGTCGGTCGTACTCCACCGTCAGATTCTCCGCCTGTTTCTTCATCGCCGTGACGTCGCGGTCCGACTTGTTCAGAGCTGCAGGAACAAATGAGATGATGTCATCTGCTGAGACACGCCCACATCCACACAGACTCCGCCTCCTCAGCTCCTGCTTACCTTTCTTGGTGGTGTCCAGCTCGTCCTTCAGAGTCTTCACCTCCTCTTTCAGCTTCTTGTTCTCCTCCTGAGGTCCTGCTCCCTTTTTTCCCGCCTCTGGCACCTCGATACCAGCATCACGCAGTTTCTatggcaacaacaaaaattacatttattaattctataaaaataaataaaatgagaaaaacgtTCACAGACCACAGACGTTCACGGACCACAGACGTTCACGGACCACAGACGCTGATCACAGACGCTCACAGACGCTCACTGACCAAAGACATTCACATACCACAGATGTTAACTGACCACAGACGCTCACAGACGCTCACTGACACAGACGGCTCACAGACGCTCACAGACATTCGCCACGACCACAGACGCTCACTGACCACAGATCACTTCACTGACCACAGACATTAACTGACCACAGACATTAACTGACCACAGACATTAACTGACCACAGACGTTCCCAGATGTCCCCAGACGTCCACAGACATAAACTGACTACAGACGTTCACTGACGCTGGTTTTCATCACATgacttcatgtgttttcataaatcattttatattaataatcaACATTCATGTCAATAAACTGTAGACACGCGGCTGCATTCAAGCGCAGTGGGAAACTCTGGAgcatgtatgtaaatgtattcGTGGATGGCTGGATTATAATCCACACCACAGTGTGTAGATTACATACAAGTGAATATATCCAGGAAACAGTGTCTCAGCTGTTTGTCACGTGTTTCTCTGCACATGTCTGACAGATTTCAGACAAGGTCCGCCTCCTTCCCTTCAATGTCTATGATGTCACATGTGTGATCACGTTTGTAGAAGAGGCCgcaataaacacaacacacacaccatatacaTGAAGACATGTGTTCATTTACAGTTTAGATTCACAAAACACTGTTTACACTCACATAGCAttaaccagtgtgtgtgtgtgtgtgtgtgtgtgcatacttgtCATATGCAGTTGAAGCACTTTCTTATTTAAGCAGTGAAGAACTTGGTGATCTCTTCACCTCGGACAAATCCTGCTCAGATTaccagagagtgtgtgtgtgtcattcacaATGTgaccacacatgcacatacacacgtacacacacaccttctaTGAATACCTCTCATGTTTCTGTTTAACTTGGTTCCAGCACAGCAGCTGTAGATCAGTGCTGCCCCCCACTGGTGAGAGTCTCACACTGTAAAGTatagggatgtgtgtgtgtgtgtgtcacctcttGCAGCAGCTCGTTTTCATCCATGAACGTCTTGGCGGCGTTGCTGGCGCCCTCTGCCTGTTTCTTGAAAGCTTCATTAGAGGCCATGAGTGAAGCCTGCTGAGAGAGAAGAGTTGCCAGACGACGCAGtaacctgtcacacacacacacacacacacacacacacgtattaaTAACcagtcaaagctgctttacaacaTTTTATCAATTTACCAATTAGAACTGCATTTAAATCCAGtgataaatgaacacatgaactcgTCCCCAGTGAATGAAAGTGAGAACAAACCAACACGACCACATCACTGAATTACAGCTCAGTGTCTATCTGTTTTTCCAAGATAAACCGTTTAAAGTTCACATTCTCCGAATGTGTTGCCAtatggaggaccaaaagggacaaaattcaattaataaatacaccattaaatcattcattaaatgtgtcattaaataatgaaatgtgtcattaaataatgaaatgtgtcattaaatacatttcattatttaatgacaaatttctttttttcaaacatatttattggattttttttttttacagcatagGTAAACAAAACAGACAGCATGCACAAACAGTGCACCCAAACAGAACAATCACatccacccccccacccctccttcCCACAACAAAAGGATCATACCAGTTATGTTAAAATTACATAactgatatatatacataaattatCCTATCGAAGGCCTTCTCTGCGTCCAGCGACAGGATAGAGTGGTCAGGGAGGCCagactttttaaacaaaatattaagCAACCTTCTCGTATTGTGGAAGCCCTGTCTGCCCTGTACAAATCCA includes:
- the bcap31 gene encoding B-cell receptor-associated protein 31; protein product: MSLQWTAVATFLYAEVFFVLLLCIPFISPKRWSKIFRSRLVQTIALYGNTTFMVIIAILVFLLIDAFREVRKYSVTEKVDLTNNPTAIEHIHMKLFRAQRNEYIAGFALLLCLLLRRLATLLSQQASLMASNEAFKKQAEGASNAAKTFMDENELLQEKLRDAGIEVPEAGKKGAGPQEENKKLKEEVKTLKDELDTTKKALNKSDRDVTAMKKQAENLTVEYDRLLDEHSKLLSSSDKKSD